One Oncorhynchus masou masou isolate Uvic2021 chromosome 18, UVic_Omas_1.1, whole genome shotgun sequence DNA window includes the following coding sequences:
- the ttll6 gene encoding tubulin polyglutamylase ttll6 — protein sequence MDMKRYQKINHFPGMSEICRKDLLARNMNRMLKLFPKDYNIFPRTWCLPADYSDFQAYTRSKKHKTYICKPDSGCQGRGILLTKSSKDIRPGEHMICQVYVSRPFVIDGFKFDLRIYVLVTSCDPFRIFLYNEGLARFCTTQYNEPSNGNVDDVCMHLTNYAINKHSENFVRDDDTGSKRKLSTLNKHLEAMCYDTEKMWLDIEDVIIKTLISAHPILKHNYHTCFPNHAAGSACFEILGFDVLLDHRLRPWLLEVNHSPSFTTDSRLDREVKDSLLYDTLVLINLGACDRRKITEEEKRRVKERLQQNRSREARSEELRQSQAASVEQMRRYEAKHLGGFRGIYPREGGEKYEKYFKHSSSLFQETAASKAREECARQQLQELRLKQEQKEREQNGSRRRDLQGESAGERAKPHRVQVRQTNSQQVTLLTMPLLPTATNGSPTVQDLSDEEVERVSGLLQRESLLRDLGVVDQIYKLLQGRGQSMPNGITPPREQNELPLHRHERANKLDSLTEFSWRPKRHCTVIQHQLPPGTKPCRQYVHSQLLQQRWPWPSLDRGPTHTESACLQYYTPEDHVLETVRRPPGDLRRTNSAQRIPWTINGARQGSMSSSYAESKARATVSNISQLTPGRLHCTPMSSDPKALQSLFVISTPALLIQRPEFPHPIRKPLRKVPQHGQGR from the exons ATGGACATGAAGCGCTACCAG AAGATCAACCATTTTCCAGGGATGAGTGAGATTTGTAGAAAGGATCTTCTGGCTCGAAACATGAACCGCATGCTAAAGCTCTTCCCCAAAGACTACAATATCTTTCCCCGAACATGGTGCCTACCAGCAGA TTATAGTGACTTCCAAGCTTACACCAGGTCCAAGAAACACAAGACTTACATCTGTAAGCCAGACTCCGGTTGCCAAGGGCGAGGCATCTTACTCACCAAGTCCAGCAAAGACATTCGGCCGGGGGAACACATGATCTGCCAGGTGTATGTCTCCCGG CCATTCGTTATTGACGGCTTCAAGTTTGACCTGCGTATCTATGTGCTGGTGACCTCCTGTGACCCCTTCCGCATCTTCCTGTACAACGAGGGGTTGGCTCGCTTCTGCACTACCCAATACAACGAGCCCAGCAATGGCAACGTG GATGATGTTTGCATGCATCTGACCAACTATGCCATCAACAAGCACAGTGAGAACTTTGTCCGTGATGATGACACTGGCAGCAAACG GAAGCTGTCCACCTTGAACAAGCACCTGGAGGCCATGTGTTACGACACAGAGAAGATGTGGTTGGACATTGAGGACGTGATTATTAAGACGCTCATCTCTGCCCACCCCATCCTCAAACACAACTACCACACCTGTTTCCCCAACCACGCTGCCGGCAGCGCCTGCTTTGAGATCCTTGGCTTTGATGTGCTACTAGACCATCGACTCAGGCCCTGGCTGCTGGAG GTGAACCACTCCCCCAGTTTCACTACTGATTCGCGGTTGGACCGGGAGGTGAAGGATAGCCTGCTGTATGACACCCTTGTCCTTATAAACCTGGGTGCCTGTGACCGCCGTAAGatcactgaggaggagaagcgCAGGGTGAAGGAGAGGCTGCAGCAGAACCGCTCCAGAGAGGCTAG GAGTGAGGAACTGCGTCAGTCCCAGGCAGCCAGTGTAGAGCAGATGCGGAGGTATGAAGCCAAACACCTGGGTGGCTTCCGTGGGATCTACCCCCGCGAGGGAGGAGAGAAGTATGAGAAGTACTTCAAACACAGCAGCTCCCTGTTTCAGGAGACTGCCGCCTCTAAGGCCAGGGAGGAGTGTGCCAG GCAGCAGCTGCAGGAGCTGCGTCTGAAGCAGGAGCAGAAGGAGAGGGAGCAGAACGGGAGCCGTAGACGAGACTTGCAGGGGGAGTCTGCAGGAGAGAGGGCCAAACCACACAGAGTACAAGTTCGTCAGACCAACTCCCAACAGGTTACT CTCCTGACCATGCCCCTCCTGCCTACTGCTACCAATGGTTCCCCTACGGTGCaggacctctctgatgaggaggtggagagggtgagTGGACTGCTCCAACGGGAGAGTCTACTAAGGGACCTCGGGGTGGTGGACCAGATCTATAAGCTGTTGCAGGGGAGAGGCCAGTCCATGCCTAATGGCATTACACCCCCTCGCGAGCAGAATGAGCTGCCCCTACACAGACATGAACGAGCCAATAAG TTGGACTCCCTGACTGAGTTCTCCTGGAGACCGAAGCGTCACTGTACTGTGATCCAACACCAGTTGCCTCCAGGGACCAAGCCCTGCCGTCAGTACGTCCATTCCCAGCTGCTGCAGCAGCGCTGGCCCTGGCCCAGTCTGGACAGGGGGCCCACTCATACTGAGTCTGCCTGCCTTCAATACTACACCCCAGAGGACCACGTCCTAGAGACGGTCCGCCGGCCGCCAGGGGACCTGAGGAGGACCAACAGTGCCCAGCGTATCCCATGGACAA TCAATGGTGCTCGCCAGGGCAGTATGAGCTCGTCTTATGCAGAGTCCAAGGCCCGGGCCACAGTGTCAAACATCTCCCAGCTCACCCCTGGACGGCTTCACTGCACCCCCATGTCCTCTGACCCCAAGGCCCTCCAgagcctgtttgtcatctccacCCCAGCCCTACTGATCCAGAGGCCCGAGTTCCCCCACCCCATCCGCAAACCCTTGCGCAAAGTCCCCCAGCACGGACAAGGGCGCTAG